Genomic segment of Gopherus flavomarginatus isolate rGopFla2 chromosome 2, rGopFla2.mat.asm, whole genome shotgun sequence:
ATCTGCAGAGGGGttattttttcttaatgtttcctctaccTTTGGATGAACACTACATTGAAAAAATTCTGAATGGATTGAAATGCTTTTTATCTCTGATGCAACTTGTAAGTCTTTTGCTTCACTCTATTTGGCTGAACTACTGCTTTGGAACTTCAGAAAATTATTGCTGTTCACTACTCGTACAGAAACAGCCTATGTACTACTTTGCTTTTCCTGTTTCTCTCCAGCAATGGAAGAGCACAGACATCAAAATTCCAGGGACCTCTTCACAACAATATAAACTGGCCCTGTCTCTGAGAGTGTTTGATTACACAAATTAAATTTCACCACATTCAGCTGGTAACAGCTAGAGAGAGTTACAAAACCAAACTTTGGATTTTGTGTACCCCTCAAAGTTTGGGGAGTGTTTTGATCCAAACATGTATTTTGAGGCTTGAGACCAATATCTTTCAACTGTAGCTCAGGCAGTTATGATATTAACCACTGTAGATTTGTAAACTCTTCAAGGACCATCTTCCCAGATACATAGACAGTGGTTAGCATATTGTggatgctaccacaatacaagtaCACTATAATAAATTTACTTGCGTTGAATATAGCTCTCCATATTTTCTCATTCTTCTGAAAttgaaaaattaaagaaaaccaAATGGGCTACACAgttggcacactggaaagttcaGGGCAAAGGCCTCTACATGTACATGTGCATCAGCTTTCTCCCACCTTTCATTTGGGGTGGCTTTGATCCTTGAGTCAACATGCTCTAATAGATTATTCTTTAGAATAGATTGTTTTTCTTTCCAGAATGTCATGTGGCACATTTTTCAGCATAGTCAGTTGGGCCTAGATTTTTGAACCTGGTTGCCTAAATTTAGGCACTCAAACTCTCATTAGGAATTGCAGTAAGTGGCCAGACTTTTAgcaatgctgagcactcacagctcccactTAGGTCAATGGAAGCTATGAATGTGTCTCTGAACATACACCATTTTCTTTACCTAAACATGAAAACAATACCAATGCAAAGGGCTGCCTTTTGCTCCTGGCTCTGATAATGAGACCGTCTAAAACCAGCATTATTTCCATAAATGAgtcttttctcctccttttctctctcatacCAGAAGGGACTCTGTGTGGTGGTCAAAAATAAAGCAGACTTTGGGATGTTGTCAGTAAATTTAAGATTTTAGATGTTGTCATTAAATTTAAGGGTATATTTAAGGAATATTTTTTGCCTTTGGTTTTAATTGACCCAAATGTGGATATTAAAGCTAGTATTTGACCCTTCTATAGTACAATACTGTATGGGAATGATCTCAAGAGGAAGCCTTGTATATACATTAGACACATGGTTACATGGCACCAGACATCATGGGCTCTGCTGTAGTCTTTTACCAACAGACCAGTCTTGAATTCTGTTTGCTAATTTTCTTCTGCTCTGGTTCCTGCTctacacatttttttaatattctgtTTAGTTATGTGCAGCCGGAGCCTTTTGTGTCTGatgtaccacaggattctttacacTATACTGAGATCCTTCTTTGAAGCATGGCTAGAACTGGTGGTAAGGGTTCTGGGGATAATAGCACCTACTTCAGACAATGGTAACAGAAATAAAGACCCACTTCTGGAGGAGGAAATCAGAGATAGAAAGCGAGAGGGGACTTGGTGCATTGAGAGAAAGAGTAATTGAGCGGAAGGTAGGATGGGTTGCGGAGAAGAACATCAAATCCCATCTTTACCTACAGCATAAATACACCTCCATGGTAGCACTGATGGTTCCTATGTCCTCATTTTGTGTTATAGCCTGATAAGCCAGGAAAGGAAAAGCAACAGTCTCTTTGGTTATAAAATGAATAGAAACAAGGCAACTGGAAAACTTACTGAGAGGATGAGTTATCTTCATGCAGCACTTTCAGTTAAGTAAATGACTGTTACTGCATGACTGGTAGCAATGCCTCCTAGCTAAGGAAACAGCTGTCTAATAAGCTGGCCTACAAATTCCAGAGTgatctgtctttttaaaaaaaaacccttatctGCTTCGGTTAGCTTATTCTCAAGGCTGGAAAGTAGCAGTCCATTTTATGCTCTAAGCATCTATAAATAGATCTGAAAATAGTTTATACATCATTCCCCCGCATTTCTGTCCTAATGCATAATACCGATTGGCTGCAGGTAAATCTGGGGCATAGGAACCACACAGAAAATACATCAGAACAAATAAAATCTATTTCATAGGTTCTTGAGCATGCATTTATCTTTTAAGCATGTATTTCTGCTTCTTGAAGGACCTCTACCCTAAAGCATTTTGTGACTAGCAGTATTCAGAGCACAATAATTTGTATTAAAAAAGTAAGGTTGGCAAATTGCAAAACATGCTATAGTAAAATCTGGAAAAATACAGAAGGTGCAGAAAATGAAATTAGGCTCATGGTATTTGGACACTAGTACTGGAAAACAAATAGAGGCTTAGTTAGGGATTGGAAATCTGGAAGTGCACACAGCTCTGGTATAAATCTCTGTTCCTGCTGAATTGCAAAAACCCTCTGAAGCTCCCCAGTTGTACAAACATGTAAACTGCCTTTTGTTTCTATAAGAAGTGCTGGAGCTGAAATCGATGGACTAGACTAATAAGTAGTGAGAATTGGAGAGGCCATGATGTTATCAGATAGCAAACAAAGTccttggccttttttttttcaattattttttaaataactaagaGGTTTAATTTCCTTCAACAAAAGTAGTCCTTAGAATCCTCCAGTATTGTTCACCTAGGGTTAGAATCCTTTTACAGTGGTTCACCTTTCAATCTCTTTGGGAATAGCATATTACTTCTCAGCATAAGGCTCTTAAGATACATGACTGTTGTGGGACTCCACATTTCCCCATTACTCACATAAATAGTTTCCTTGTGATTACTCTCCTGTTTGAGGCTTGAGACCTGAAAGGTCACTGTCGATCATAATTTCCGATTTCAGCTGAACATATACAGGGGAGCCACTGTTAGACTGTGCATATACCTTGTTGTTACAACAGCAGGAAATCTACCTCTCAGAAGAAAGGTCCCTTGTCCAGGCTGCTGAAAACGAATGGTCCTCCATCGAGATCAGTGGTAATATGCTAATCTAAAGAAATGAGGATTGAAATGGCACATCAGTGCTACTTGTCAAGTAATGTACTAATTAATGGggtttgcatttcaaaatctGATAGGAAATGGGTAGAATGTTACCAGATGGTGCTTTGGAGGACACGggcagaattcaaaatgatctggacaaattggagaaatggtctgaggtaaacagcgtgaagtttaacaaagacaaatgcaaagtgctccacttaggaaggaaaaatcagtttcacacatacagaataggaagaggctgtctaggaaggagtacggcagaaagggatctaggggttatagtggaccacaagctaaatatgagtcaacagtgtgatgctgttgcaaaaaaagcaaatgtgattctgggatacattaacaggtatgttgtgagcaagacacaagaagtcattctttcgctctactctgcgctggttaggcctcaactggagtattgtgtccagttctgggcgccgcatttcaagaaagatgtggagaaattggagagggtccagagaagagcaacaagaatgattaaaggtcttgagaacatgacctatgaaggaaggctgaaggaattgggtttgtttagtttggaaaagagaagactgagaggggacatgatagcagttttcaggtatctaaaagggtgtcataaggaggagggagaaaacttgttcaccttagcctccaatgatagaacaagaagcaatgggcttaagctgcagcaagggaggtttaggttggacattaggaaaaagttcctaactgacagggtagttaaacactggagtagactgcctagggaggttgtggaatctccatctctggagatatttaagagtaggttagataaatgtctatccgggatggtctagacagtatttggtcctgctatgaggtcaggggactggactcgatgacctcttgaggtcccttccagtcctagagtctatgagtctatgaatgacTTGAGTGTATGATGGATATCTTGGTCACCATGCAGAAGGATGGAATGGATTAAGAGTATAGGTGGTGCAAATTAAATTAGATTTTTGCAAAAGGAATTTCAGGAAGACCAAGATGTTAAAGGGACGTAATCAACTGGAAAGctagtaactttttaaaaatggcttaaGAGTAATTCCTGATATTATATCTGCCCCTGATTTTCCCTAATAATTGTGaatgtaaaaatacaaaaaaattcatatattttttttctcccctataGCTGTGTGAAAGAACCACCCAAACAAGGGAAACTTAGTAATTTGACTCTACAGAGGAAGCTCTGAAATGGAACATGTATTTGACAGTACATTTCGCTGTCTTCTAAATATAAAACTGAAAGAGAGAATTTCCCCGCTCTAATCTTTCATTTATGATGATCTCCAGGTTGCAACAGTAGTACTACTGGTAACAATAGTGAGTAAATATTTTTAAGACAGAGAGTAGATTTTCAAGTTGGGGCCCATTAATAATGACATCACCTTTCAATCTCTCCTTTGTTTTAACCAGACCAAATTTGTGTTTCAATGTACAGTTCAGGATTAAAGATCTTGTTAGCTAAGACTTGAGTCTTTTCTCCTTACCAAGAAGATATAAATCCTCACATCAAACACAGATGTAGACACCTATTGACagaagccaagattttcagaaatgacaaGTGATGTTGGGTGCCTTCATTTTTGCATGTCCAGTTTGAGGCATATTTTAAAGGGGCCTGACtaagggcagggacttgggggttCTGAAAACTGGATCTCTTTACGGTGACTCAGGTTGGGGATCTAATCACtagtacatttaaaaatcttggtGAGAGGCTGTAAGAAAGAGATATAATCTATTTAACCTGTTTAAAATGTTATATTACATTGTGTACTACATATAAACCTGCATGTAAAAAATCCCCACATTGGGTTTGTCTCTCTATCAGAAGAGCGGTAATAGCCTTGCTGTATTTCAGGTTGTCAGCGTTGCTGTTTCTTAACTCAACCTGCTGTGCCCAAGTATTGCAGCTCATAAGGTTCCTTATGTGACAGAATTAAAACAGTGGGAGATTCTTACATACCATATGTGCTGCAATATGAAGGAACAACAGGATAAGTTGCACAATAAGCCAGCTCAGTCCTTATTCCAAAGTCCTTCCTGCTTCTTGATTCCATTCTAATTTTGAATGTAGTGGGCATGTCCACTTAATCAAACTTGAATTTGTGTGCACATTTTTGTCCTCTGTGCATCCACACCCACTGGGCAAGCTGCCTTCTTAGTGGGAATGAACTCTGTAAGTCATGGGACATTGTTGTGAAGTATATGCAGTCTTTTATGTTGGGGAAAACATAAATCCGTTCAGTGTCACTGTTAGTTGGCTCAGCACTTTCATTCTAAAACAGTTTGAATCAGTTTATAGGttggctgtaaaaaaaaaaaatctttctaggCTAAAACTTGGCCTGTGGTCTCAGCTCTGGATCAAAATATAAATAGCCGAGTTATTAACATTTGAAATCTGGTTACTGAACATGCACtgcttgtttgtgttttttgttacaCCAAGCAGCCACAGTATGGATCAGTGCTGTCAAGTTGCTTGTATGTGATGGATTCATTTCAATCACTGAGAAGCAGTGACCACTGTTATTCTAGTAAATCCATAGCAAGTTTTGTTAGAGACTGAGTAATAGTGGATTTTTGTGCTAGCAGAGATGGATATAGCAGTTAGGCTTTGTAAGGATTCAAATTTAGTATTTGTCTAACTTGAATGGTACTCCTGAGCTCTTCTTCTTTTATTCCCCTTGAATACCTTTCCGAGACTCTTCCTCCCTTTTCAGTTCCTCCTGACAGAAATTGGAAAGtggaggagtaaatagcactagCAGCTGATTCTTCTTGACTTCATGGGGTGATGATTTAAGGATCCGGTGGCCCAAGTATTGCAGGTCCTCTGGGGTAGGGCAGGTAGTGCCCTGATAGGTGTTTGGCACGCTAGTGGATCACTGTGTTCAGTAGCTAATCAGTGATCAAGTTACTGCATGCTCTGCTGGAATAGTCAAGCACCCAAACTTTCCAGCTGCTGGTGTGGGAAGTAGTAAGGAATTTAGCTTTGAGGAGGTTTTTGTTaacaatcttttttctttttttgcagaaCTCCAAACATGGGAGGCAAACTTAGCAAGAAGAAGAAGGGATACAATGTGAATGATGAAAAAGCTAAAGACAAGGACAAGAAGGCTGAGGGAGCAGCTACTGAGGAAGAGGAGACTCCAAAACAGAATGAGGATGCCCAGCAAACCACAGAGACCGCAGAAGTGAAGGAGAACAACAAGGAGGAGAAGGGTGATAAAGAGTCCCAGGTTGCTGCCAataagacagaagacaaagaaggggaaaaagaaaaagccgTGAGCCAGGAAGAAGTCCAGAAATCTGAACCAGAGAAGCCAGAGGCCATTGTTGATGCAAAAGTGGAGCCACAGAAGAACAATGAACAACTGGCACCTAAGCAAGAGGAACAGACTTCAGccgctgctcctgctgccagTAGTGAAGCACCTAAAACTTCTGAGCCCAGCAATGATGCAAAAGTTTCCCAGCCTTCAGAAGCCACAGCTACTAGTAAAGCAGATGACAAGAGCAAAGAGGAAGGGGAAGCCAAAAAGACTGAGGCTCCCACAACACCTGCAGCGCAAGAAACTAAAAGTGATGTGGCCCCAGCTTCAGACTCAAAACCTAGCAGCAGCGAGGCTGCACCTTCTTCCAAGGAGACCCCGGCAGCAACAGAAGCACCTAGTTCTACTCCCAAGGCTTCAGCGCCTGCAGCCCCACCAGAGGAAGCGAAATCTTCTGAAGTTCCAGCGACTAATTCGGATCAAACCATAGCAGTGCAAGATTAAATTGGACAGCCTGTTGAAATTAACCACTTAAAACAacctgtgtctttttttttttaattttttcagctATACTAACTTGTTTCAGATCTGAAATAACAATATGTATTgcccagggggaaaaaaaaggatgtCCCATCAAGTTGGGAGGGagcaagggagggggggaagaatcCAAATAGTATTTTTGTGGGGAAATATCTAATATACTTTCTGCcaggatttaaaaataataatgaaaaatatgGATGTCTGAAA
This window contains:
- the BASP1 gene encoding brain acid soluble protein 1 isoform X1, giving the protein MLHCLNFKLETTPNMGGKLSKKKKGYNVNDEKAKDKDKKAEGAATEEEETPKQNEDAQQTTETAEVKENNKEEKGDKESQVAANKTEDKEGEKEKAVSQEEVQKSEPEKPEAIVDAKVEPQKNNEQLAPKQEEQTSAAAPAASSEAPKTSEPSNDAKVSQPSEATATSKADDKSKEEGEAKKTEAPTTPAAQETKSDVAPASDSKPSSSEAAPSSKETPAATEAPSSTPKASAPAAPPEEAKSSEVPATNSDQTIAVQD
- the BASP1 gene encoding brain acid soluble protein 1 isoform X2: MGGKLSKKKKGYNVNDEKAKDKDKKAEGAATEEEETPKQNEDAQQTTETAEVKENNKEEKGDKESQVAANKTEDKEGEKEKAVSQEEVQKSEPEKPEAIVDAKVEPQKNNEQLAPKQEEQTSAAAPAASSEAPKTSEPSNDAKVSQPSEATATSKADDKSKEEGEAKKTEAPTTPAAQETKSDVAPASDSKPSSSEAAPSSKETPAATEAPSSTPKASAPAAPPEEAKSSEVPATNSDQTIAVQD